CGAACGCGCGGGTGGAATGCCACCTACTCTGCTGGCGCGTATAGGTTTTCTAGAAGCATGTGGTAGCAATACTTGGAACTCTCCTTAAATGGAATGTATGACTTCAGATTCTGCCAATGTTAGGGATGAGAACTTTACTGGCGTTTGTCTCGATAGTCATGCTCGCGGGCGCAGGATTGACGTTTGCCGCCCAGGCACAGCAGAATTCTTCGACGTCCAATTCCACGTCACCAAGTGCCAATACTTCCATCAACTCTTCCCGGCTGGCAAATGCCACCGCAGGCAGACTGCTGGCCGCAAATAATTCGACAACTACGGTAAACGTATCAATCCTACCTAACGCGCAGAACCTTGGAAACCATTCGTATTCTCCGAATCCTGTAAACGTACCTGTAGGAGGAACAGTTCACTGGACAAATAACGACAGCGTTATGCACACTGTCACTTCCGGTAACGGGAGTTCGGATCCCAGCATGGGAAAGGTATTTGATTCCGGCCTGACAGGTTCTAGCGTACTAAAGCCGTCGGGAACCTTCTTTCATACCTTCCAGAGCGC
The DNA window shown above is from Nitrososphaera sp. and carries:
- a CDS encoding plastocyanin/azurin family copper-binding protein, which produces MLGMRTLLAFVSIVMLAGAGLTFAAQAQQNSSTSNSTSPSANTSINSSRLANATAGRLLAANNSTTTVNVSILPNAQNLGNHSYSPNPVNVPVGGTVHWTNNDSVMHTVTSGNGSSDPSMGKVFDSGLTGSSVLKPSGTFFHTFQSAGTYQYFCQVHPTMVGRVIVGGATSAVPEFPTANIALLVLVAIIGAIIIFSRIKSQDISLGSRAE